A genome region from Vibrio tapetis subsp. tapetis includes the following:
- a CDS encoding Na+/H+ antiporter family protein, with product MNPVVISVCIMLVLALMRVNVVVALTFSAMIGGLVAGMSLTDAVSAFESGLGGGATIALSYAMLGAFAVAISKSGLTDLLANRVIKHINGQESNANSAVLKYVVLVALILVTVSSQNVIPVHIAFIPILIPPLLGVFAKLKLDRRLIACVLTFGLVTPYMILPVGFGGIFLNNILLANLNSNGMQVVASQVPTAMLLPAAGMLFGLLTAIFFSYRNPREYQKTEHTEIQQEKAINMRHIWVALAGIVAALSVQLTTGSMIIGALAGFMVFTFGGVIAWKETQDVITKGVHMMAMIGFIMIAAAGFAAVMKQTGGVESLVEALSTSIGDNKPLAALLMLIVGLLVTMGIGSSFSTIPIIATIYVPLALAFGFSPMATIALVGTAAALGDAGSPASDSTLGPTSGLNADGQHEHIWDTVVPTFVHYNLPLIVFGWIAAMVL from the coding sequence GTCTTGTTGCAGGGATGAGTTTGACCGATGCGGTTTCCGCATTTGAAAGTGGCCTTGGTGGCGGTGCTACCATTGCATTAAGTTACGCCATGCTTGGCGCGTTTGCGGTTGCGATTTCTAAATCAGGATTAACTGATTTACTGGCCAACCGAGTAATCAAACACATCAACGGCCAGGAAAGTAATGCTAATTCAGCCGTATTAAAATACGTTGTGTTAGTTGCACTTATTCTAGTGACGGTTTCTTCCCAAAACGTCATTCCTGTTCACATTGCCTTTATTCCAATTTTGATCCCGCCTTTGCTTGGTGTTTTTGCGAAATTGAAGCTCGATCGCCGACTGATAGCTTGTGTGCTTACCTTTGGCTTAGTTACCCCATACATGATTCTTCCTGTTGGGTTTGGTGGCATCTTCCTTAATAATATTCTTCTTGCCAACTTAAACTCAAACGGCATGCAAGTGGTTGCTTCACAAGTTCCAACTGCGATGCTACTGCCTGCAGCGGGCATGCTATTCGGCTTGTTGACGGCGATTTTCTTTAGCTATCGTAATCCACGCGAATATCAAAAAACTGAGCACACGGAGATTCAGCAAGAGAAAGCCATCAATATGCGTCATATCTGGGTTGCTCTTGCGGGTATTGTTGCTGCACTTTCAGTACAGTTAACAACAGGCTCAATGATTATCGGTGCATTAGCTGGCTTTATGGTCTTTACCTTTGGTGGCGTCATTGCGTGGAAAGAAACGCAAGACGTAATCACGAAAGGTGTTCACATGATGGCAATGATTGGCTTTATCATGATTGCAGCAGCGGGTTTTGCTGCGGTAATGAAGCAAACGGGTGGCGTTGAGTCTCTAGTAGAAGCGTTATCAACCAGTATTGGTGACAACAAACCTCTCGCTGCATTATTGATGCTAATCGTCGGTTTATTGGTAACAATGGGCATTGGTTCTTCATTTTCTACCATTCCGATTATTGCCACCATTTATGTACCACTAGCGCTGGCGTTTGGTTTCTCACCAATGGCAACTATCGCTCTTGTGGGTACGGCTGCCGCTCTGGGCGACGCAGGTTCACCCGCTTCGGATTCAACACTTGGTCCTACGTCCGGTCTAAATGCCGACGGCCAACATGAGCACATTTGGGATACGGTAGTACCCACGTTTGTTCACTACAACCTACCACTGATTGTGTTTGGTTGGATTGCAGCGATGGTGTTGTAA